A genomic window from Halorubrum trapanicum includes:
- a CDS encoding ATP-dependent helicase, translated as MNAVSETTDRGDEAAARALLRDAVDRGAIPDPGFDPETVPIADADVLARLSPPVRRWWVERFGEYVGENGGFFTPPQREAIPHVDAGENCLVAAPTGSGKTLASFLAVLDDLFARDRAGDLENSVYCLYVSPLKSLANDIERNLEAPLEGIGEAIAAAEGGDGDGEADSYDPGVRQAIRHGDTSQADRQAMLSETPHVLNTTPETLAILLNSPKFKEKLRTVEYVIVDEIHSLAANKRGTHLSVSLERLTELARHGERDGAAEITRIGCSATVEPLDGIASFLVGRERVDGAAGEVDGFETRPCEVVDARFAREFDLELRTPAADLVHTPRSAVTDRFYESLRDLIESHENTLVFTNSRSGAERTLQELRQRFDYDESDSGCHHGSLGEAQRTRVEEGLKSGELDVVTTSTSLELGIDMPHLDLVVQVGSPKSVAALLQRVGRAGHSPGETVEGRVFALDRDELIECATILARAEDGFVDRVFPPEGAYDVAAQHVYGMAINRIRPDREVREVLRRAHPYREFDDAAYERLLRYLTGDYDGLEEKNVYPKVWRDANDPPDGEHHYPDHPVDETLVGKRGRLARVIYMTNVGTIPDSFTCDVFTRDDEWVGTLDESYLDTLESGDVFALGGERFAFRYRRGSKVYVDRTSERPTVPSWFAERLPLSADLAREVLDFQAELLDRLTGDGPSAGPAAVRAWLREFPLDGNAVRALARMYDEQVRYAGPESVSTPDRLVVEEELDRNEYKRRFYVHSVYGRRFNDGLSRLVAAAVANRTDANVAVAVADRGFSLALPLNRKVDVAQILADLDPETVREDLREAVRGTDLLQRYFRINAGRALLILKRYKGYEKSAAEQQVSAEMLLSFAADLDEFAVLEETYRELLEDRLDVGGIREAVGRIATGDLAVEHRVVDSPSPLAFGLATLVDSDTVIADDESAVLREFHARVMEEIDEAPRSAGSDEAGDRDAEPAADRRPD; from the coding sequence GTGAACGCCGTGAGCGAGACCACGGACCGCGGCGACGAGGCCGCCGCGCGGGCCCTCCTCCGAGACGCGGTCGACCGCGGCGCGATCCCGGACCCCGGCTTCGACCCGGAGACGGTCCCGATCGCGGACGCCGACGTGCTCGCGCGGCTCTCGCCGCCGGTCCGGCGCTGGTGGGTCGAGCGCTTCGGCGAGTACGTCGGCGAGAACGGCGGCTTCTTCACGCCCCCGCAGCGCGAGGCGATCCCCCACGTCGACGCCGGGGAGAACTGCCTCGTCGCCGCGCCGACGGGCAGCGGCAAGACGCTCGCCTCCTTCCTCGCGGTCCTCGACGACCTCTTCGCGCGCGACCGCGCCGGCGACCTGGAGAACTCCGTCTACTGCCTGTACGTCTCGCCGCTGAAGTCGCTCGCGAACGACATCGAGCGGAACCTGGAGGCCCCGTTAGAGGGGATCGGCGAGGCGATCGCAGCGGCGGAAGGAGGCGACGGCGACGGAGAGGCTGACTCCTACGACCCCGGCGTCAGGCAGGCGATCCGCCACGGCGACACCTCGCAGGCGGACCGCCAGGCGATGCTCTCGGAGACGCCGCACGTCCTCAACACCACGCCGGAGACGCTCGCGATCCTGCTCAACTCGCCGAAGTTCAAGGAGAAGCTCCGTACCGTCGAGTACGTGATCGTCGACGAGATCCACTCGCTGGCCGCGAACAAGCGCGGGACACACCTCTCCGTGTCGCTGGAACGGCTGACCGAGCTGGCGCGGCACGGCGAGCGGGACGGAGCGGCCGAGATCACCCGGATCGGCTGCTCGGCCACCGTCGAACCGCTCGACGGGATCGCCTCGTTCCTCGTCGGTCGCGAGCGCGTCGACGGCGCGGCCGGCGAGGTCGACGGCTTCGAGACGCGCCCCTGCGAGGTGGTCGACGCCCGGTTCGCCCGCGAGTTCGACCTCGAACTCCGGACGCCGGCCGCCGACCTCGTCCACACGCCGCGGTCGGCGGTGACCGACCGGTTCTACGAGTCGCTCCGCGACCTGATCGAGTCCCACGAGAACACGCTGGTGTTCACGAACTCGCGGTCGGGCGCCGAGCGCACGCTCCAGGAGCTCCGCCAGCGGTTCGACTACGACGAGTCGGACTCCGGCTGCCACCACGGGAGCCTCGGGGAGGCCCAGCGCACCCGGGTCGAGGAGGGGCTGAAGTCGGGCGAGCTCGACGTGGTCACCACCTCGACGAGCCTGGAGCTCGGCATCGACATGCCGCACCTCGATTTGGTCGTTCAGGTCGGCTCCCCGAAGTCCGTCGCGGCGCTGCTCCAGCGCGTCGGCCGCGCGGGCCACAGCCCGGGCGAGACCGTCGAGGGGCGGGTGTTCGCGCTCGACCGCGACGAGCTGATCGAGTGCGCGACGATCCTCGCGCGCGCCGAGGACGGGTTCGTCGACCGCGTGTTCCCGCCCGAGGGGGCCTACGACGTCGCCGCCCAGCACGTCTACGGCATGGCGATAAACCGGATCCGACCGGACCGGGAGGTCCGCGAGGTCCTGCGTCGGGCGCACCCGTACCGCGAGTTCGACGACGCGGCCTACGAGCGGCTCCTCCGGTACCTCACGGGGGACTACGACGGCCTCGAAGAGAAGAACGTCTATCCGAAGGTGTGGCGCGACGCCAACGACCCGCCGGACGGCGAGCACCACTACCCAGATCACCCGGTCGACGAGACGCTCGTCGGCAAGCGCGGGCGGCTCGCGCGGGTCATCTACATGACGAACGTCGGGACCATCCCGGACTCGTTCACCTGCGACGTGTTCACGCGCGACGACGAGTGGGTCGGGACCTTGGACGAGTCGTACCTCGACACGCTGGAGTCGGGCGACGTGTTCGCGCTGGGCGGCGAGCGGTTCGCGTTCCGCTACCGCCGCGGTTCGAAGGTGTACGTCGACCGCACGAGCGAGCGCCCGACCGTCCCCTCGTGGTTCGCCGAGCGCCTCCCCCTCTCCGCCGACCTCGCGCGCGAGGTGCTCGACTTCCAGGCCGAACTCCTCGACCGGCTGACCGGCGACGGCCCGAGCGCCGGCCCCGCCGCGGTCCGCGCGTGGCTCCGCGAGTTCCCCCTCGACGGGAACGCGGTCCGAGCGCTCGCCCGGATGTACGACGAGCAGGTCCGGTACGCGGGCCCGGAGAGCGTCTCGACGCCCGACCGGCTCGTCGTGGAGGAGGAGCTCGACCGCAACGAGTACAAGCGCCGCTTCTACGTCCACTCCGTCTACGGCCGGCGGTTCAACGACGGGCTCTCGCGTCTCGTCGCGGCCGCGGTCGCGAACCGGACCGACGCCAACGTGGCGGTCGCGGTCGCGGACCGCGGGTTCTCGCTCGCGCTCCCGCTGAACCGCAAGGTCGACGTGGCACAGATTCTGGCCGATCTCGACCCCGAGACGGTCCGCGAGGACCTCCGCGAGGCCGTTCGGGGGACGGACCTGCTCCAGCGCTACTTCCGGATCAACGCGGGGCGAGCGCTCCTCATCCTGAAGCGGTACAAGGGGTACGAGAAGTCGGCCGCCGAACAGCAGGTGTCCGCCGAGATGCTGCTGTCGTTCGCGGCCGACCTAGACGAGTTCGCCGTGCTGGAGGAGACGTACCGCGAGCTGCTGGAGGACCGGCTGGATGTCGGGGGAATCCGCGAGGCGGTCGGGCGGATCGCGACGGGCGACCTGGCGGTCGAACACCGCGTCGTCGACTCGCCGAGTCCGCTCGCGTTCGGGCTGGCGACGCTCGTCGACTCCGACACCGTCATCGCCGACGACGAGTCGGCCGTCCTCCGCGAGTTCCACGCCCGGGTGATGGAGGAGATCGACGAGGCGCCGCGGAGCGCCGGGAGCGACGAGGCCGGGGACCGCGACGCCGAACCCGCCGCGGACCGCCGACCGGACTGA
- the purS gene encoding phosphoribosylformylglycinamidine synthase subunit PurS: MTAYTATVTVRLKRGVLDPEAETTQQALERLGFELSDLRSADRFEVDLDAADADEAAARADEMAERLLANPTIHDYDVAVAER; this comes from the coding sequence ATGACCGCGTACACGGCGACGGTGACGGTCCGGCTGAAGCGGGGCGTCCTCGACCCGGAGGCCGAGACGACCCAGCAGGCCCTCGAACGGCTCGGGTTCGAGCTGTCCGACCTCCGCTCGGCGGACCGCTTCGAGGTCGACCTCGACGCCGCCGACGCCGACGAGGCGGCCGCGCGCGCCGACGAGATGGCCGAGCGGCTGCTCGCGAACCCGACCATCCACGACTACGACGTGGCGGTCGCGGAGCGATGA
- the trpB gene encoding tryptophan synthase subunit beta: MSETESSTSEVGELSRRPGRERGRDDGKFGRYGGQYVPEALMPAIEELTDAYERYVLNNEDGFMDEFRERLAEFGGRPTPLQRADRLSERYDTEVYLKREDLLHGGAHKLNNALGQVLLAKYMGKERIIAETGAGQHGTATAMAAAHLDMPCTIYMGERDINRQRPNVFRMKLNGSEVKPVTTGRGTLKEAISETMRDWAETVEDTHYVIGSIVGPHPFPVMVRDFQAVISEEAREQAIEKTGGLPTDVVACAGGGSNTMGAFADFVDDESVALRAVEAGGSTLEVDEEAGVAPNSASLYAGEEGVLHGARTKLLQDSDGQIMESHSVSSGLDYAGVGPELAYLVDEGRVEPVAVDDDAALEGFHRLSSTEGIIPALETAHAFGFLEEHHEELGERVVVNVSGRGDKDLDAAIEETDQRDLPNAPDMSMFTEGI; encoded by the coding sequence ATGAGCGAGACCGAATCATCGACGAGCGAGGTTGGAGAGCTTTCGCGACGGCCAGGCCGCGAGCGCGGCCGCGACGACGGGAAGTTCGGCCGCTACGGCGGCCAGTACGTCCCCGAGGCGCTGATGCCCGCGATCGAGGAGCTGACGGACGCCTACGAGCGGTACGTCCTGAACAACGAGGACGGGTTCATGGACGAGTTCCGCGAGCGGCTCGCGGAGTTCGGCGGCCGGCCGACGCCGCTCCAGCGCGCCGACCGGCTCTCCGAGCGCTACGACACGGAGGTGTACCTCAAACGGGAGGACCTCCTCCACGGCGGCGCGCACAAGCTGAACAACGCGCTCGGGCAGGTCCTCCTCGCGAAGTACATGGGGAAGGAGCGCATCATCGCGGAGACCGGCGCCGGCCAGCACGGGACCGCGACGGCGATGGCGGCCGCGCACCTCGACATGCCCTGTACGATCTACATGGGCGAGCGCGACATCAACCGCCAGCGCCCCAACGTGTTCCGGATGAAGCTCAACGGCTCTGAGGTGAAGCCGGTGACGACGGGCCGCGGCACGCTCAAGGAGGCCATCTCCGAGACGATGCGCGACTGGGCCGAGACGGTTGAGGACACGCACTACGTGATCGGTTCGATCGTCGGTCCGCACCCGTTCCCGGTGATGGTCCGCGACTTCCAGGCGGTCATCTCCGAGGAGGCCCGCGAGCAGGCGATAGAGAAGACGGGCGGGCTCCCGACCGACGTGGTCGCCTGCGCCGGCGGCGGCTCGAACACGATGGGCGCGTTCGCCGACTTCGTCGACGACGAGTCGGTCGCGCTCCGCGCGGTCGAGGCCGGCGGCTCCACGCTCGAAGTCGACGAGGAGGCGGGCGTCGCGCCCAACTCCGCGTCGCTGTACGCCGGCGAGGAGGGCGTCCTCCACGGCGCCCGGACGAAGCTGCTTCAGGACTCGGACGGACAGATCATGGAGAGCCACTCGGTCTCTTCCGGGCTCGACTACGCCGGGGTCGGCCCCGAGCTCGCGTACCTCGTCGACGAGGGGCGCGTCGAGCCGGTCGCGGTCGACGACGACGCCGCGCTGGAGGGGTTCCACCGGCTCTCCTCGACGGAGGGGATCATCCCCGCGCTGGAGACGGCCCACGCGTTCGGCTTCCTCGAAGAACACCACGAGGAGCTCGGCGAGCGCGTGGTCGTGAACGTCTCCGGGCGCGGCGACAAGGACCTCGACGCCGCCATCGAGGAGACGGACCAGCGCGACCTCCCGAACGCGCCGGACATGTCGATGTTCACGGAGGGGATCTGA
- the cmk gene encoding (d)CMP kinase yields MSGTSPEPDRRIDRNLFVTVSGPPGCGATTLVEGIAEALDCGYVSGGELFREIAAERDMSLSQLIAETGESEEIDRALDRRLRRIAEKWGAANKAFVLESRLAGWIAGNRADIRIWLDAPDEVRADRTAAREEMTSEMQVREVIEEQRYKSYYGIDLSDRSIYDLVINTGRWDAEATLDLALTGIQGYDVAADEGAFDTPDFEI; encoded by the coding sequence ATGAGCGGCACCTCGCCGGAGCCCGACCGACGGATCGACCGGAACCTGTTCGTCACCGTCTCCGGCCCGCCGGGCTGCGGGGCCACGACGCTCGTCGAGGGGATCGCCGAGGCGCTCGACTGCGGCTACGTCTCCGGCGGCGAGCTGTTCCGCGAGATCGCCGCCGAGCGGGACATGAGCCTCTCACAGCTGATCGCAGAGACCGGCGAGTCCGAGGAGATCGACCGGGCGCTCGACCGCCGGCTCCGCCGCATCGCCGAGAAGTGGGGCGCCGCGAACAAGGCGTTCGTGCTGGAGTCGCGGCTCGCGGGCTGGATCGCCGGCAACCGCGCCGACATCCGGATCTGGCTCGACGCCCCGGACGAGGTCCGCGCGGACCGCACGGCCGCCCGAGAGGAGATGACCTCGGAGATGCAGGTCCGCGAAGTCATCGAGGAACAGCGTTACAAGTCCTACTACGGCATCGACCTGTCGGACCGATCCATCTACGACCTGGTCATCAACACGGGACGGTGGGACGCCGAGGCGACGCTCGATCTGGCGCTCACCGGAATCCAGGGGTACGACGTCGCCGCCGACGAGGGCGCGTTCGACACGCCCGACTTCGAGATCTGA
- the purQ gene encoding phosphoribosylformylglycinamidine synthase I produces MTVAVVQFGGSNCDRDAVRALDHLGVDAERVWHEDGLPADPDGIVLPGGFSYGDYLRAGAMAARAPIMEEVRAAADEGVPVIGICNGAQIGSESGLTPGAFTTNASARFQCEPVHLRVERADTPWTAAYDEGDVIEVPIAHGEGRFEISDAAHADLVADDRVLFRYCDADGNVTDAANPNGSTDNVAGVLGERETVAVLMPHPERATLPDLGRSTDGAGILEALA; encoded by the coding sequence GTGACGGTCGCTGTCGTCCAGTTCGGCGGCTCGAACTGCGACCGCGACGCCGTCCGCGCGCTCGACCACCTGGGCGTCGACGCCGAGCGCGTCTGGCACGAGGACGGGCTTCCGGCCGACCCCGACGGAATCGTCCTCCCCGGCGGATTCTCCTACGGCGACTACCTCCGCGCCGGCGCGATGGCCGCCCGCGCGCCGATCATGGAGGAAGTCCGCGCGGCGGCCGACGAGGGCGTCCCCGTGATCGGCATCTGTAACGGCGCGCAGATCGGCTCGGAGTCGGGGCTCACGCCCGGCGCGTTCACCACCAACGCTTCCGCGCGCTTCCAGTGCGAACCGGTCCACCTGCGCGTCGAGCGCGCGGACACGCCGTGGACCGCCGCCTACGACGAGGGCGACGTGATCGAGGTCCCCATCGCCCACGGCGAGGGGCGCTTCGAGATCAGCGACGCGGCCCACGCCGACCTCGTCGCCGACGACCGCGTCCTGTTCCGCTACTGCGACGCCGACGGGAACGTCACGGACGCGGCGAACCCCAACGGCTCGACCGACAACGTCGCGGGCGTCCTCGGTGAGCGCGAGACGGTCGCGGTGCTGATGCCGCACCCCGAGCGCGCGACGCTCCCGGACCTCGGCCGGAGCACCGACGGCGCGGGGATCCTCGAAGCGCTCGCCTGA
- a CDS encoding VOC family protein has protein sequence MNARHIDHVNLRIPEDGADAAREFYGERLGFGVEDALYAADEKPFFDVRLSATAVIHLWPTDEFERPTKTNYDHVAVVVEESVDEIEAELAEADVEVEKTLDSPLGATGEAGAVYVRDPFGYRVELKARV, from the coding sequence GTGAACGCGCGACACATCGACCACGTCAACCTCCGGATCCCCGAGGACGGCGCCGACGCCGCCCGCGAGTTCTACGGTGAGCGGCTCGGATTCGGCGTCGAGGACGCGCTGTACGCGGCCGACGAGAAACCGTTCTTCGACGTGCGGCTCTCGGCGACCGCGGTGATCCACCTCTGGCCGACCGACGAGTTCGAGCGGCCGACGAAGACGAACTACGACCACGTCGCGGTCGTCGTCGAGGAGTCGGTCGACGAGATCGAGGCCGAACTGGCCGAGGCCGACGTCGAGGTCGAGAAGACGCTCGACTCGCCGCTCGGCGCGACCGGCGAGGCGGGCGCGGTGTACGTCCGAGACCCGTTTGGCTACCGGGTGGAACTGAAAGCGCGGGTTTGA
- the trpC gene encoding indole-3-glycerol phosphate synthase encodes MDDPNELAPAVRSILSAARERADARGDASGTVSVSPRDLSAAFERAEADGRVPVIAEVKPTSPTTEGSREDDPVALAEGMVAGGAAALSVLTEPEHFGGSVDTLERVRDAVDVPVLRKDFVVGEAQLDAVESDVVLLIARFVGEGLPDLLAAARDRGFRVLVEVHDREELERALDAGATTIGVNNRDLAELVVDLGTFESVAPRVPDDVTLIAESGIGSPADVRRMRAAGADALLVGSAIMDGDVEANTRELVRAEADEDEDADPTLDDTTDTTETPT; translated from the coding sequence ATGGACGATCCAAACGAGCTGGCGCCGGCGGTCCGGTCGATCCTGTCCGCCGCTCGGGAGCGCGCGGACGCGAGGGGGGACGCGAGCGGAACCGTCTCGGTCTCGCCTCGCGACCTCTCGGCCGCGTTCGAGCGGGCCGAGGCCGACGGGCGCGTTCCGGTGATCGCCGAGGTGAAGCCGACGAGCCCGACGACCGAGGGCAGCCGCGAGGACGACCCCGTCGCGCTCGCCGAGGGGATGGTCGCCGGTGGGGCCGCCGCGCTGAGCGTGCTCACCGAGCCGGAGCACTTCGGCGGCAGCGTCGACACGCTCGAACGCGTGCGCGACGCCGTCGACGTGCCGGTCCTCCGGAAGGACTTCGTCGTCGGCGAGGCGCAGCTGGACGCCGTCGAGAGCGACGTCGTCCTGCTGATCGCGCGGTTCGTTGGCGAGGGCCTCCCGGACCTGCTCGCCGCCGCCCGCGACCGCGGCTTCCGGGTCCTCGTCGAGGTCCACGACCGCGAGGAGCTGGAGCGCGCGCTCGACGCGGGCGCGACGACGATCGGCGTGAACAACCGGGACCTCGCGGAGCTCGTCGTCGACCTCGGAACCTTCGAGTCCGTGGCGCCCCGCGTTCCGGACGACGTCACGCTGATCGCCGAGAGCGGCATCGGCTCGCCCGCGGACGTCCGCCGGATGCGGGCGGCGGGCGCCGACGCCCTGCTCGTCGGCAGCGCGATCATGGACGGCGACGTGGAGGCGAACACCCGCGAACTGGTGCGGGCGGAGGCGGACGAGGACGAAGACGCGGACCCGACACTCGACGACACGACTGACACCACGGAGACACCCACATGA
- a CDS encoding SHOCT domain-containing protein, giving the protein MIGFDAAAVAPLMGGMAGSGMAGGMGGWMVLFPLLALLTVAALLAVGVVGIRALASERDDGSEPSERDESPVERLQRRYAEGELTEAEFERALERELESEGADGIESESPTEAERSGSAARAR; this is encoded by the coding sequence ATGATTGGGTTCGACGCCGCCGCCGTCGCGCCGCTTATGGGTGGCATGGCCGGTTCGGGGATGGCGGGCGGGATGGGCGGCTGGATGGTCCTCTTTCCGCTCCTCGCGCTGCTCACCGTCGCGGCGCTGCTCGCCGTGGGCGTCGTCGGAATCAGGGCGCTCGCGAGCGAGCGCGACGACGGATCGGAGCCGAGCGAGCGCGACGAGTCGCCGGTCGAACGCCTTCAACGACGGTACGCGGAAGGGGAGCTCACGGAGGCTGAGTTCGAGCGGGCGCTGGAGCGCGAACTGGAGTCCGAGGGGGCGGACGGGATCGAGTCGGAGTCACCGACGGAGGCGGAACGGAGCGGATCGGCCGCGAGAGCGCGGTAA
- a CDS encoding MarR family transcriptional regulator yields the protein MDEVQNNTERIVLFLDESDDRAWKAATIADRLDLDTDVVSAILSRLKERDLVRHKESYWTITDDEERLQAAYRFHRHHKNADGQYGEERLEEIKTEDMEEIS from the coding sequence ATGGACGAAGTACAGAATAATACCGAACGGATCGTACTGTTCCTCGACGAAAGCGACGATCGCGCGTGGAAGGCGGCGACGATCGCCGATCGACTCGATCTGGATACGGACGTCGTTAGTGCGATCCTTTCCCGATTGAAAGAGCGTGACCTCGTCCGTCACAAGGAGTCGTACTGGACAATCACCGATGACGAAGAACGACTCCAAGCCGCCTACCGATTCCACCGACACCACAAAAACGCAGACGGTCAGTACGGCGAAGAACGCTTGGAAGAGATAAAAACGGAAGACATGGAAGAGATTTCGTGA
- a CDS encoding MGMT family protein, which produces MDTAGTSGVFAREFDEIGRTVQVGFAGGRVISVSFPAEPPGDADGDHDLLDRIEAYLGGERDEFAEVALGLTVPTDQREVLESLRSVPYGEEVSVSRLARLAGFDPDDADDLETVTGALNDNPVPVLLPDHRVSGGPYATPGEVRDVLRSVEGISVR; this is translated from the coding sequence ATGGATACGGCGGGTACGTCTGGCGTCTTCGCCCGGGAGTTCGACGAGATCGGCCGGACCGTTCAGGTGGGGTTCGCCGGCGGTCGCGTCATCTCGGTGTCGTTCCCCGCCGAACCGCCGGGGGACGCCGACGGCGACCACGACCTGTTGGACCGGATCGAGGCGTACCTCGGCGGCGAGCGAGACGAGTTCGCCGAGGTGGCGCTCGGCCTCACCGTGCCGACCGACCAGCGGGAGGTGTTGGAGTCGCTCCGCAGCGTTCCGTACGGCGAGGAGGTCTCCGTGAGCCGGCTCGCCCGGCTCGCCGGCTTCGACCCCGACGACGCCGACGACCTGGAGACGGTCACGGGCGCGCTCAACGACAACCCGGTCCCCGTCCTCCTGCCGGACCACCGAGTGAGCGGCGGCCCGTACGCCACGCCGGGGGAGGTCCGAGACGTGCTGCGGTCCGTCGAGGGGATTTCGGTTAGGTAG
- a CDS encoding formyltransferase family protein codes for MTRELTEITVVGGDKTGLIARVTSLLFERGINIEDLDQAVREGVFRMTTRVDASEMETSRGELRRALAELGRELDVDIQVRFPSDRDARRVALLVTKETHAPEALLEAEANGELADDGAEAEIPVVIGNRGDLRSLAERYDKPFYDVGDGNGNTDEGRLLDLLAEYDVDLIALARYMRILSPEVVFRYEGRIINVHPSLLPAFPGAEAYRQAKDAGVRIAGVTAHYVTTDLDQGPVIAQRAFDVPPGADVDEIKRRGQPLEAEVLLDAVRLHLADAIAVHRGTVHVREDADVDAQFGLSDAAVDANPDEPVDGEPLGRSPVSPSDD; via the coding sequence ATGACCCGCGAACTGACCGAGATCACGGTCGTCGGAGGAGACAAGACCGGACTCATCGCGCGGGTCACCTCCCTGCTGTTCGAGCGGGGAATCAACATCGAGGATCTCGACCAGGCGGTCCGCGAGGGCGTCTTCCGGATGACGACCCGCGTCGACGCGTCGGAGATGGAGACCTCCCGGGGCGAGCTCCGCCGCGCGCTCGCCGAGCTCGGCCGCGAGCTCGACGTGGACATCCAGGTCCGCTTCCCGAGCGACCGGGACGCCCGCCGCGTCGCGCTGCTCGTCACGAAGGAGACGCACGCGCCCGAGGCGCTGCTGGAGGCCGAGGCCAACGGCGAACTGGCCGACGACGGCGCGGAGGCGGAGATCCCGGTCGTCATCGGCAACCGCGGCGACCTCCGGTCGCTCGCGGAGCGCTACGACAAGCCGTTCTACGACGTGGGCGACGGCAACGGCAACACCGACGAGGGGCGCCTCCTCGACCTGTTGGCCGAGTACGACGTGGACCTCATCGCGCTGGCCCGCTACATGCGGATCCTCTCGCCGGAGGTCGTCTTCCGGTACGAGGGCCGGATCATCAACGTCCACCCCTCGCTGCTGCCGGCGTTCCCCGGCGCGGAGGCGTACCGGCAGGCGAAGGACGCGGGCGTCCGCATCGCGGGCGTCACCGCCCATTACGTCACGACCGACCTCGACCAGGGCCCGGTCATCGCCCAGCGCGCCTTCGACGTGCCGCCGGGCGCCGACGTCGACGAGATCAAGCGCCGCGGGCAGCCCCTCGAAGCCGAAGTGCTGCTCGACGCGGTCCGGCTCCACCTCGCGGACGCCATCGCCGTCCACCGCGGCACCGTCCACGTGCGCGAGGACGCCGACGTCGACGCCCAGTTCGGGCTGAGCGACGCCGCCGTCGACGCGAACCCCGACGAGCCCGTCGACGGCGAGCCGCTCGGCCGGTCCCCCGTCTCGCCCTCGGACGACTGA
- a CDS encoding IS6 family transposase, producing MPENDRLSGCLDEINLEFVEREATPTLLMKISIQLHLAGLSLSNTVSFLEVFGVDRVRSTVHNWVHKADLQPESGRCPNHVAVDETVIQLDDEQYWLYAAVDPDSNDLLHTKLEPTRTNVIADQFFAELREKHDVDDAIFLVDGATPLHRACDKHDLDFRYERHGNRNSVERVFREVKRRTTSFSNCFSNAEAETADEWLRSFAFAWNQLI from the coding sequence ATGCCCGAAAACGACCGCCTCAGCGGCTGTTTAGACGAGATCAACTTAGAGTTTGTGGAGCGAGAGGCAACACCGACGTTGTTGATGAAGATCAGTATTCAGCTCCATCTTGCTGGATTATCGCTTTCGAATACTGTTTCGTTTCTTGAGGTATTTGGTGTTGATCGGGTTCGATCTACTGTTCATAACTGGGTTCACAAGGCCGATCTACAGCCGGAATCTGGTCGGTGCCCGAATCACGTTGCGGTCGATGAAACCGTGATTCAGCTTGACGATGAACAATATTGGCTGTACGCCGCTGTCGATCCCGATTCAAACGATTTACTCCATACAAAGCTTGAGCCGACAAGAACGAACGTGATCGCAGATCAGTTCTTCGCGGAACTCCGCGAAAAACACGATGTGGATGACGCGATCTTTCTCGTTGATGGCGCGACTCCACTTCACCGTGCCTGTGACAAACATGACCTCGATTTCAGATACGAACGACATGGAAATCGGAACAGCGTCGAACGTGTCTTTCGTGAGGTAAAACGCAGAACTACCAGTTTCTCAAACTGTTTCAGCAACGCCGAAGCAGAAACTGCTGACGAGTGGCTCAGGTCGTTCGCGTTCGCATGGAATCAGCTTATCTGA